A window of Microbacterium sp. BK668 genomic DNA:
TCACGAGCGTCGGCGGCGGCTCGCCGTTCGAGCCGAGGAACGCAGCGAGGAACCCGGCTTCGAGGAGGAGCATCTCCCACCCGAACCCGTAGAACGTCTGGCCGATCGAGACGATCGACATGTAGCCGAACCACACGGCGAGGAAGCACACCATCGGCACCCACGGGGGCCCGAGCTGGGGGAGCCCGGCGACCAGCGCCGCCCCGACGAGGATGCCCGCCCAGCAGAGGGCCGCCAGGCGCTTGTCGGTGTAACGGAACCGGAGGAAGAGGGTGGGGCGCAGCATCCGCCCCCGCGACCGCGACGAGCGCGCCCACTCGAGCAGATCCGGCGCCGGCAGGAGCCCGCGCTCGCCGAGGAGCGCGCGGAACTGGTTGAGCGACGAGACGAACGCCACGATGTAGAGCGCCGCGATCCCGCGCTGCAGCACCTGCCGGGCGAACTCGAAGTCGACCGCCGCGAACCCGTCCATGATGTCGCAGTCTCGCACCGGGGAACGGATGCTGCGACGGGGGTTGACGGCCGCCAGCGCCGCGGCCACGAACTACGGCGGGTACCGGTGCGAGGCGCGACCCGATGCGTCAGGATGAAGGTGCGGCTCGCCCCCCGCAGGAAGAGGCTTCTCGATGGAATCCGTTCTCCTCGACACACCCTCCGGCATCGGAGCCCGCCTGGGGTGGGACCCGAAGCTCACCGAGCACGACCGCAAGCGGATCCTCGCTCGGCAGCTCGTCGCGTCGCGCCTGGGCGTCGAGGAGAAGTCCGTGCGCATCGAGCGAGAGGCTCCCGCGCAGTTCGGCTTCCACACGCAGCTGTTCGCCGAGGTCGACGACGAGGAGGTTCCGCTGGAGATCCGCACGGCGAGCTTCCGCGCCGCGACCGTCGCCGCCGTCGCCGAGCCCGGTGTCAAGGTCGGCCTCGACCTGCGCGACGCGCACCCCGACGATGCCACCACGTCGGAGATGAAGCGCCACTCGCACCTCTTCGACAACGACGACCTCCCCGCGCTGCTGTCGCACTGGACGAAGGTGCAGGCCGTGCGCGAGGCGGACGGCCGCGGAGTGCGCGTGAAGCCGGATTACGTGCGCCTCGACCTGTCGCGGAACAAGGGCTGGATCCCCGACCGTCCGGTGCACTACTCCCTGGTGGACCTTTCGCGCGACGGGTGGATCATCACCCTCGCGTACGGGAACGAGGCGTAGCCCCACAGCGGGGCCGGAGGCGGAGATGTCTCGCGAACGGCCCATCCTCGTCACGGGAGCGACCGGCTTCATCGCCGGGCACGTCATTTCCGAGCTGCTCCGCCACGGTTACGACGTGCGTGCGACGGTGCGCGACTCCTCCCGAGCGGACGTCGACCACCTCCGCGCGGTCGCCCGCGAGGAGGGATACGCCTTCGACCTCGTCGAGGCCTCCCTCGACGCCGACGACGGCTGGTCCGAGGCGCTGCGGGGCGCGATCGCGGTCATCCACGTCGCCTCTCCGCTGCCGAAATCGCGCCCGCGCGACCCCGACGAGGTCATCCGGCCGGCCGTCGACGGCACGGAGCGGGTGCTCCGCGCCGCGATCGCCGCCGGCGCCGAGCGCGTCGTCATGACGTCGTCGATCGCCGCCGTGCTGGGCGGGCACGACCTCCGCGACGGCCGCGTGCGCACCGAGGAGGACTGGTCGATCGTCGAGAGGTGCGAGCCGTACGAGGCGAGCAAGACCCTCGCCGAGCGCGCGGCCTGGGAGGTCGCCGCGGGGTCGGAGCTCGAGCTCGTGACGATCTGCCCGGGCTTCGTGCTCGGGCCGCTGCAGCGCGCGGGAACCAACACCTCGATGGACGTCGTCGATCAGCTGCTCGCGCGGACGATTCCGGCGATGCCCCACATGGGTTTCTCCGTCGTCGACGTGCGGGACGTCGCGATCGCGCACCGGCTCGCGCTC
This region includes:
- a CDS encoding NAD-dependent epimerase/dehydratase family protein; translated protein: MSRERPILVTGATGFIAGHVISELLRHGYDVRATVRDSSRADVDHLRAVAREEGYAFDLVEASLDADDGWSEALRGAIAVIHVASPLPKSRPRDPDEVIRPAVDGTERVLRAAIAAGAERVVMTSSIAAVLGGHDLRDGRVRTEEDWSIVERCEPYEASKTLAERAAWEVAAGSELELVTICPGFVLGPLQRAGTNTSMDVVDQLLARTIPAMPHMGFSVVDVRDVAIAHRLALEKVKAAGHRYIVAGDATWLSEIAEILAAEYRPRGYRVPTAELPAFVVRAGALVNPSLRLAVPLLDQPILVSSARARGELGWRRRPMRETVIDAAESLIAFGRAPGRR